A stretch of the Sorangium aterium genome encodes the following:
- a CDS encoding rhomboid family intramembrane serine protease, translated as MGEQNRVCVRDAVGEPFVPIAILPPARWERTAMIQNGDASSGEAENHGLGLTAIGPVMPERKVREWALVLQSSELWHAVRYTPAGWVILVRDEDYALAAGSIDRYEAENRDWPPRRPRERLRHPPSMVAGVAFAALALFFFLVTGPASGGGRWFQRGTSVADLVVGPEPWRAITALTLHADSAHVLGNVISGTVFASAVQRRLGPGGAALAVVASGAIGNFANALWHQSMGQHHASIGASTAVFGAIGLLAATQLMLDRAHDRESGEKRHLLHLVAPLVGGLALLGALGASPRSDLGAHAFGLLSGAAIGVVAGLSLRNRPAPRRPVVQVALGATAAAIVLGAWQIALIA; from the coding sequence GTGGGCGAACAGAACCGTGTCTGTGTTCGAGATGCAGTTGGCGAGCCGTTCGTCCCGATCGCGATCCTGCCGCCGGCGCGCTGGGAGAGGACGGCGATGATCCAGAACGGCGATGCCTCCTCCGGAGAGGCGGAAAATCACGGCCTCGGGCTCACGGCCATCGGCCCCGTCATGCCAGAGCGCAAGGTCCGCGAATGGGCCCTCGTCCTCCAGTCGAGCGAGCTTTGGCACGCCGTGCGGTACACGCCGGCGGGCTGGGTGATCCTCGTGCGCGACGAGGACTACGCCCTCGCCGCAGGCTCGATCGATCGGTACGAGGCGGAGAACCGCGACTGGCCCCCACGCCGCCCGCGCGAGCGCCTGCGCCACCCTCCGTCCATGGTCGCGGGCGTCGCGTTCGCCGCGCTCGCCCTCTTCTTCTTCCTCGTCACCGGGCCCGCGAGCGGCGGCGGACGCTGGTTCCAGCGCGGCACCTCCGTCGCCGACCTCGTCGTGGGACCGGAGCCGTGGCGCGCCATCACCGCGCTCACGCTGCACGCCGACTCGGCCCACGTGCTCGGCAACGTCATCTCCGGGACGGTCTTCGCGTCCGCGGTGCAGCGCCGCCTCGGGCCGGGCGGCGCCGCGCTCGCCGTGGTCGCCTCGGGCGCGATCGGGAACTTCGCGAACGCGCTCTGGCACCAGAGCATGGGACAGCACCACGCCTCGATCGGCGCCTCCACCGCGGTGTTCGGCGCGATCGGGCTGCTCGCCGCGACGCAGCTCATGCTCGACCGCGCGCACGACAGGGAGAGCGGCGAGAAGCGCCACCTCCTCCACCTCGTCGCGCCGCTCGTGGGAGGCCTCGCGCTCCTCGGCGCCCTCGGCGCGAGCCCACGCTCCGACCTCGGCGCGCACGCCTTCGGGTTGCTCAGCGGCGCCGCGATCGGGGTCGTCGCCGGCCTCTCGCTGCGCAACCGGCCCGCGCCGCGGCGCCCCGTCGTCCAGGTGGCGCTGGGAGCGACCGCGGCGGCGATCGTCCTCGGCGCGTGGCAGATCGCGCTCATCGCCTGA
- a CDS encoding KGG domain-containing protein, which produces MISRSEEGQEERGASPSEPPPSSASQRAAHERQQRGFAAMDEERQRKIASKGGKAAHEKGTAHEFTRDEARAAGKKGGEVVSQNRKHMAEIGRRGGERVSQDRAHMAEIGRKGGEAVSGDRQHMAEIGRRGGESRGDQPRENQPR; this is translated from the coding sequence ATGATTTCCAGGAGTGAGGAGGGGCAGGAGGAGAGAGGGGCCTCGCCGAGCGAACCCCCGCCTTCGTCAGCGTCGCAGCGAGCTGCCCACGAGCGGCAGCAGCGCGGCTTCGCTGCCATGGACGAGGAGCGTCAGCGCAAGATCGCCAGCAAGGGCGGGAAGGCAGCCCACGAGAAGGGCACGGCGCACGAGTTCACGCGCGACGAGGCCCGCGCGGCCGGCAAGAAGGGCGGCGAGGTCGTCAGCCAGAACCGCAAGCACATGGCCGAGATCGGTCGCCGGGGCGGCGAGCGCGTGAGCCAGGACCGGGCCCACATGGCCGAGATAGGCCGCAAAGGCGGCGAGGCCGTGAGCGGCGATCGCCAGCACATGGCCGAGATCGGCCGCCGGGGCGGCGAGTCGCGGGGAGACCAGCCGCGGGAGAATCAGCCGCGCTGA
- the apaG gene encoding Co2+/Mg2+ efflux protein ApaG, with protein MSTAITQGIRVTVSTVYVPTQSSPTEHRYVFAYTVRIANEGTEPAQLRTRHWIITHGSGKVEEVRGPGVVGQQPSLKPGEHFEYTSGCVLETPRGTMRGTYQMHRPDGRVFDAEIASFTLAMPHSLN; from the coding sequence GTGTCGACGGCCATCACGCAGGGCATCCGGGTCACCGTCTCGACGGTCTACGTCCCCACGCAGTCATCCCCGACGGAGCACCGCTACGTCTTTGCTTACACCGTGCGGATCGCCAACGAAGGCACCGAGCCCGCCCAGCTGAGGACGCGGCACTGGATCATCACGCACGGAAGCGGAAAGGTGGAGGAAGTGCGCGGCCCTGGTGTCGTCGGCCAGCAGCCCTCGCTCAAGCCTGGCGAGCACTTCGAGTACACGAGCGGCTGTGTGCTCGAGACCCCGCGCGGCACGATGCGCGGCACCTACCAGATGCACCGCCCCGACGGCCGCGTCTTCGACGCCGAAATCGCGTCGTTCACCCTGGCGATGCCCCACTCCCTGAACTGA
- a CDS encoding ferritin-like domain-containing protein encodes MLVTREEMAFDFQGARLDPVKDKDVIVWAVQQFLYGEITGVQIGHWLYNAPDLESARFLARQAVEEFQHVGNFLRILEILGAPPDKAAWSVRFLATGLMGGDWAEHVALEMALGEGLVLQAFYAMIETVDEPEIVAILKRGVRQEERHVDFGEQQTRKAIAGRPALRRRLLGLALVSLWGVSRLEAFMKKRLPMDHPALKRLPDLVRHTVRIAELRLMRIGLTEAPISSMSAGRKLALVAEAYAGKLALGLASWVLSVLLFPLRLLGLAGPKRLTDTYLSDPLVARGGRLGAGAEAGTDDDPGDAGEQAGPGGAQAGHGAAARA; translated from the coding sequence ATGCTGGTGACCCGCGAAGAGATGGCGTTCGATTTCCAGGGCGCCAGGCTCGATCCCGTCAAGGACAAGGACGTGATCGTCTGGGCCGTGCAGCAGTTCCTCTACGGGGAGATCACCGGCGTCCAGATAGGGCACTGGCTCTACAACGCCCCCGACCTGGAGTCCGCGCGCTTCCTCGCGCGCCAGGCCGTCGAGGAGTTCCAGCACGTCGGCAACTTCCTCCGCATCCTCGAGATCCTGGGCGCGCCGCCGGACAAGGCCGCCTGGAGCGTGCGCTTCCTCGCGACCGGGCTGATGGGCGGGGACTGGGCCGAGCATGTCGCCCTCGAGATGGCCCTCGGCGAGGGGCTCGTCCTCCAGGCCTTCTACGCGATGATCGAGACCGTGGATGAGCCGGAGATCGTCGCCATCCTGAAGCGCGGCGTGCGGCAGGAAGAGCGGCACGTCGACTTCGGCGAGCAGCAGACGAGGAAGGCCATCGCGGGCAGGCCCGCGCTCCGGAGGCGGCTGCTCGGCCTCGCGCTGGTGTCGCTCTGGGGCGTGTCGCGGCTCGAGGCGTTCATGAAGAAGCGCCTGCCGATGGATCACCCGGCGCTCAAGCGCCTGCCCGATCTGGTGCGCCATACGGTGCGGATCGCGGAGCTCCGGCTCATGCGGATCGGCCTGACCGAGGCGCCGATCTCGTCGATGTCGGCCGGCCGCAAGCTCGCGCTGGTGGCGGAGGCGTACGCGGGCAAGCTCGCGCTCGGCCTCGCGTCGTGGGTGCTCTCGGTGCTGCTCTTCCCGCTCCGGCTGCTCGGCCTCGCGGGGCCGAAGCGGCTGACGGACACCTACCTGAGCGATCCCCTGGTCGCGCGCGGCGGCCGCCTCGGCGCTGGCGCGGAAGCTGGCACGGACGACGACCCGGGCGACGCCGGTGAGCAGGCGGGCCCGGGCGGCGCGCAGGCGGGGCACGGCGCGGCGGCGCGCGCCTGA
- the clpA gene encoding ATP-dependent Clp protease ATP-binding subunit ClpA: MTMRISPEVEIAFSLATREASRRRHEFVTIEHLLYALLFDEETAEVLRHAGGDTPLLKKKLERFLDEEIEVLPEDTDTSPTLSLGFQRVVGRAAMHVQSSGKKELKGANVLVAMFAERDCPAVTLLGEQGISRFDVVNYISHGISKTGQDDGLREEPPEEGGEPGAAQPIKDPLAAFTMNLNKEAAEGRIDPLVGRENEVARTIQVLARRRKNNPLLIGDAGVGKTAIVEGLAQRIEKKDVPAPLKDATVYALDMGALLAGTKYRGDFENRLKAVLRALEKQPGSVLFIDEIHTIIGAGAASGGTMDASNLLKPALASGRLRCIGATTFQEYRGHLERDSALARRFQRIEVSEPSVDDTAQILKGLQKRYEEFHKITYTAEAIEAAAKLSARYLQDRRLPDKAIDLLDEAGAAARLRHGDGYTVEASDIELVIAKMAQIPPRQVSTSDKAQLKDLEESLRSVIFGQDEAVKQLASAIKLSRAGLRAPEKPIGSFLFSGPTGVGKTELAKQLAKALGIGFLRFDMSEYQERHTVSRLIGAPPGYVGFDRGGLLTEAAAKTPHAVLLLDEIEKAHPDVFQVLLQVMDHGTLTDNNGKKSDFRHMALIMTSNVGARELAQTRVGFGERGTAGDDDKAYKNTFSPEFRNRLDARIMFRPLDPSVMGSIVDKFIGELAAMLADRSVTVEVTDRARAELATRGYDPANGARPLGRVIENDIKRRLGDELLFGALENGGNVAVDFEDGEFTFKFSAANGGGAEAEKAKAKGGAVEPETVG; this comes from the coding sequence ATGACCATGCGCATCAGCCCCGAAGTTGAGATCGCCTTTTCGCTCGCCACCCGGGAGGCCTCGCGCCGCCGGCACGAGTTCGTGACCATCGAGCACCTGCTCTACGCGCTGCTCTTCGACGAGGAGACGGCCGAGGTCCTCCGGCACGCGGGGGGCGACACCCCGCTGCTCAAGAAGAAGCTCGAGCGCTTCCTCGACGAGGAGATCGAGGTGCTGCCGGAGGACACGGACACGAGCCCGACGCTCTCGCTCGGGTTCCAGCGCGTGGTCGGCCGCGCCGCGATGCACGTGCAGTCCTCGGGCAAGAAGGAGCTCAAGGGGGCGAACGTGCTGGTGGCGATGTTCGCCGAGCGCGACTGCCCGGCGGTGACGCTCCTCGGCGAGCAGGGCATCAGCCGCTTCGACGTCGTGAACTACATCTCGCACGGCATCTCGAAGACGGGCCAGGACGACGGCCTCCGCGAGGAGCCGCCGGAGGAGGGCGGCGAGCCCGGCGCCGCGCAGCCGATCAAGGATCCGCTCGCGGCGTTCACGATGAACCTCAACAAGGAGGCGGCCGAGGGCCGCATCGACCCGCTGGTCGGCCGAGAGAACGAGGTCGCCCGCACGATCCAGGTGCTCGCGCGGCGGCGCAAGAACAACCCCCTGCTCATCGGCGACGCCGGGGTCGGCAAGACGGCGATCGTGGAGGGGCTCGCGCAGCGGATCGAGAAGAAGGACGTGCCCGCGCCGCTCAAGGACGCGACCGTCTACGCGCTCGACATGGGCGCGCTGCTCGCAGGCACGAAGTACCGCGGCGACTTCGAGAACCGCCTCAAGGCGGTGCTGCGCGCGCTCGAGAAGCAGCCGGGCTCGGTCCTCTTCATCGACGAGATCCACACGATCATCGGCGCCGGCGCGGCGAGCGGCGGGACCATGGACGCGTCGAACCTGCTCAAGCCCGCGCTGGCCTCGGGCCGCCTGCGCTGCATCGGGGCGACGACGTTCCAGGAATACCGCGGCCACCTCGAGCGCGACAGCGCGCTCGCGCGGCGCTTCCAGCGCATCGAGGTGTCGGAGCCCTCGGTCGACGACACGGCGCAGATCCTGAAGGGGCTGCAGAAGCGCTACGAGGAGTTCCACAAGATCACGTACACGGCCGAGGCGATCGAGGCCGCGGCCAAGCTGTCGGCGCGGTACCTGCAAGATCGCCGGCTGCCCGACAAGGCGATCGATCTGCTCGACGAGGCGGGCGCGGCGGCGCGCCTCCGCCACGGCGACGGGTACACGGTCGAGGCGTCCGACATCGAGCTCGTCATCGCGAAGATGGCGCAGATCCCGCCGCGCCAGGTGTCGACGTCGGACAAGGCGCAGCTCAAGGATCTCGAGGAATCGCTGCGCTCGGTGATCTTCGGGCAGGACGAGGCGGTGAAGCAGCTCGCGTCGGCGATCAAGCTGTCGCGCGCGGGGCTGCGCGCGCCGGAGAAGCCGATCGGCTCGTTCCTCTTCTCGGGGCCGACCGGCGTCGGCAAGACGGAGCTCGCGAAGCAGCTCGCCAAGGCGCTCGGCATCGGGTTCTTGCGGTTCGACATGAGCGAGTACCAGGAGCGCCACACCGTCTCCCGGCTCATCGGCGCGCCGCCCGGCTACGTCGGCTTCGACCGCGGCGGCCTGCTCACGGAGGCGGCGGCGAAGACGCCGCACGCGGTGCTCTTGCTCGACGAGATCGAGAAGGCGCACCCGGACGTGTTCCAGGTCCTGCTCCAGGTGATGGACCACGGCACGCTGACCGACAACAACGGCAAGAAGAGCGACTTCCGCCACATGGCGCTGATCATGACGAGCAACGTGGGCGCGCGGGAGCTCGCGCAGACGCGCGTCGGCTTCGGCGAGCGAGGGACGGCGGGCGACGACGACAAGGCCTACAAGAACACGTTCAGCCCGGAGTTCAGGAACCGGCTGGACGCGCGCATCATGTTCCGGCCGCTGGATCCGTCGGTGATGGGCAGCATCGTGGACAAGTTCATCGGCGAGCTCGCGGCGATGCTGGCGGATCGGTCGGTGACGGTCGAGGTGACGGACCGGGCGCGGGCGGAGCTCGCGACGCGAGGGTACGATCCGGCGAACGGGGCGCGGCCGCTCGGGCGCGTCATCGAGAACGACATCAAGCGACGGCTCGGGGACGAGCTGCTCTTCGGGGCCCTCGAGAACGGGGGGAACGTCGCCGTCGACTTCGAAGACGGGGAGTTCACGTTCAAGTTCTCGGCGGCGAACGGGGGGGGCGCGGAGGCGGAGAAGGCCAAGGCGAAGGGGGGGGCGGTCGAGCCGGAGACGGTCGGCTAG
- a CDS encoding fatty acid desaturase family protein, translating into MLRYRADIKTLLFVATYFVLVTVQWVYAPRALWLAIPLLAATCVLSFLGAVATHNAVHCPVFRQRWMNRAFQIALTLTYGHPVSAYVPGHNLSHHKYTQSSRDVMRTTKVRYRWNLLNGLFFMSRVVRDILPADMRYFKAMYRRNPPWFRQMLLESAVFLGAMGALLALDWQKFLLYVLIPHQYAAWGIVTMNYLQHDGCDESSEYNHSRNFVGRLVNWWTYNNGFHSVHHMEPGLHWSLLPAEHARRVAPFIHPGLDQPSLLAYLFRSFVWPGKRLRYDGAPVVLPPEEPDEEWIPGPKETPGDVSLGAIAPG; encoded by the coding sequence ATGCTCCGGTACCGCGCCGATATCAAGACGCTCCTCTTCGTCGCGACGTATTTCGTGCTCGTGACGGTGCAATGGGTCTACGCGCCGCGCGCGCTATGGCTCGCGATTCCGCTCCTCGCCGCGACGTGCGTGCTCTCGTTCCTCGGAGCGGTCGCGACCCACAACGCGGTCCATTGCCCGGTGTTCCGGCAGCGATGGATGAACCGCGCGTTCCAGATCGCGCTCACGCTCACCTACGGACACCCCGTCAGCGCCTACGTCCCGGGCCACAACCTCAGCCACCACAAGTACACGCAGTCCTCGCGCGACGTGATGCGGACGACGAAGGTACGCTATCGGTGGAACCTGTTGAACGGCCTCTTTTTCATGAGCCGCGTGGTGCGGGACATCCTGCCCGCCGACATGCGCTACTTCAAGGCGATGTACCGACGGAACCCGCCGTGGTTCCGTCAGATGCTCCTCGAGTCGGCGGTCTTCCTCGGCGCGATGGGGGCCCTGCTCGCGCTCGACTGGCAGAAGTTCCTCCTCTACGTCCTGATCCCGCACCAGTATGCCGCGTGGGGGATCGTGACCATGAACTACCTCCAGCACGACGGCTGCGACGAGAGCAGCGAGTACAACCACTCGCGCAACTTCGTCGGCCGCCTGGTCAACTGGTGGACGTACAACAACGGCTTCCACTCCGTCCATCACATGGAGCCGGGCCTCCACTGGAGCCTTCTTCCCGCCGAGCACGCGAGGCGCGTGGCGCCCTTCATCCACCCGGGCCTCGACCAGCCGTCGCTCCTCGCCTACCTCTTCCGCAGCTTCGTCTGGCCTGGCAAGCGCCTGCGCTACGACGGCGCCCCGGTCGTGCTCCCGCCGGAGGAGCCCGACGAGGAATGGATCCCTGGCCCGAAGGAGACGCCCGGCGACGTCTCGCTGGGCGCGATCGCGCCCGGCTGA
- the serC gene encoding 3-phosphoserine/phosphohydroxythreonine transaminase: MARVHNFNAGPAGLPLPALERAQRELLDFEGTGMSIMEHSHRGKAFEAVHNEAISLLRQLLGLTDDYHVLFMQGGAAMQFAVVPMNLLPPGRSADYIVTGGWSEKALEEAKRVGTVRVAGSTAVDKRYTRIPHQGELSLDPNAAYVHMTTNNTLFGTQWHWLPDTGDVPLVADMSSDILWRKMDISRFALVYAGAQKNIGPSGITVVIARKDLVDSARKDIPVIFRYATYAANNSLYNTPPTFAIYLMRNVLAYTLEIGGLEEVERRNRKKGELLYETIDAHPDVFRAPVEKESRSFMNVVFRLASEEMEKRFVAEAAKEGMVGLAGHRSTGGIRVSIYNAVPVASVERLTAFMRDFAKRA, encoded by the coding sequence ATGGCGCGTGTCCACAACTTCAACGCCGGCCCTGCCGGGCTCCCCCTCCCCGCCCTCGAGCGCGCGCAGCGCGAGCTCCTCGATTTCGAGGGGACGGGCATGTCGATCATGGAGCACAGCCACCGCGGCAAAGCGTTCGAGGCGGTGCACAACGAGGCGATCTCGCTGCTCCGGCAGCTGCTCGGCCTGACCGACGACTACCACGTGCTGTTCATGCAGGGCGGCGCGGCCATGCAGTTCGCGGTCGTGCCGATGAACCTCCTGCCGCCCGGCAGGAGCGCCGATTACATCGTGACCGGCGGCTGGTCGGAGAAGGCGCTGGAGGAGGCGAAGCGCGTCGGGACGGTGCGCGTGGCCGGGAGCACAGCCGTCGACAAGCGGTACACCCGCATCCCCCACCAGGGAGAGCTCTCGCTCGATCCGAACGCCGCCTACGTCCACATGACGACGAACAACACGCTGTTCGGCACGCAGTGGCACTGGCTGCCCGATACGGGCGACGTGCCGCTCGTCGCGGATATGTCGTCCGACATCCTGTGGCGCAAGATGGATATCTCCAGGTTTGCCCTGGTTTACGCCGGCGCCCAGAAGAACATCGGGCCGAGCGGGATCACGGTCGTGATCGCCCGCAAGGATCTCGTTGACAGCGCGCGAAAAGACATTCCCGTCATTTTCCGTTATGCCACTTACGCTGCCAACAACTCGCTCTACAACACACCTCCGACATTCGCAATCTACCTCATGCGCAACGTGCTCGCGTATACGCTTGAGATCGGTGGGCTCGAGGAGGTCGAGCGACGGAATCGCAAGAAGGGTGAGCTGCTGTACGAAACCATCGACGCGCACCCGGACGTCTTCCGGGCGCCGGTCGAGAAGGAGAGCCGCTCGTTCATGAACGTGGTGTTCCGGCTGGCCAGCGAGGAGATGGAAAAACGCTTCGTCGCCGAGGCCGCAAAGGAGGGTATGGTGGGGCTCGCCGGACACAGGTCGACCGGGGGTATCCGGGTTTCGATCTACAACGCAGTACCCGTTGCATCGGTGGAGCGCCTCACGGCGTTCATGCGGGATTTCGCCAAGAGGGCTTGA
- a CDS encoding 1-aminocyclopropane-1-carboxylate deaminase/D-cysteine desulfhydrase produces MADGEDEERATPAAFAAGPRGARPAVLPALPASRELPLFAELPELSGQIPWRPLAHAPTPVVPCAAIEGYLGRGGVWVKRDDLISPLYGGNKVRRFEFLLADAERRGARTLVTVGGLASTQVTATALFGRALGFAVTAVLFDQPITRFGRGALLADAASGAELVHGGGYATTAVRAIRALRRAERPYFILPGASSALPCLGYVDAMLELAEQVQRGEAPRPDRIVVPSGTGGTLAGLALGAAVLGWPTTIVGVRITERIASNRAVVRYEIGSMKRLLARRAPRFTRRRLPPVRFEIDHRAIGPGYGMPTPASIAAIPEVERLIGVPGEVTYSAKALAALRGIAQERPRETILLWQTLSSARPPLAEGGAAALPPAFARFFEGEIAY; encoded by the coding sequence GTGGCTGACGGCGAGGACGAGGAGCGAGCCACCCCGGCGGCCTTCGCGGCGGGGCCTCGCGGGGCGCGCCCCGCCGTCTTGCCCGCGTTGCCCGCGTCGCGGGAGCTGCCGCTCTTCGCCGAGCTGCCCGAGCTCTCGGGGCAGATCCCGTGGCGCCCCCTCGCGCACGCGCCGACGCCGGTCGTCCCGTGCGCTGCGATCGAGGGGTACCTCGGGCGCGGCGGCGTCTGGGTGAAGCGCGACGATCTGATCTCGCCGCTCTACGGCGGCAACAAGGTGCGTCGCTTCGAGTTCCTGCTCGCGGACGCGGAGCGGCGCGGGGCGAGGACGCTCGTCACCGTTGGCGGGCTGGCGTCGACGCAGGTCACCGCCACGGCCCTCTTCGGCCGCGCGCTCGGCTTCGCCGTCACCGCGGTCCTGTTCGATCAGCCGATCACCCGGTTCGGCCGCGGCGCGCTCCTCGCCGACGCGGCCAGCGGCGCCGAGCTCGTCCATGGCGGCGGCTACGCGACCACCGCGGTCCGGGCGATCCGGGCGCTGCGACGGGCCGAGCGGCCGTATTTCATCCTGCCAGGCGCCTCGTCCGCCCTCCCGTGCCTCGGCTACGTCGACGCGATGCTCGAGCTCGCGGAGCAGGTCCAGCGCGGCGAGGCCCCCCGGCCCGATCGCATCGTCGTCCCCTCGGGGACGGGCGGCACGCTGGCGGGGCTCGCGCTGGGCGCCGCGGTGCTCGGCTGGCCGACCACGATCGTCGGCGTTCGCATCACCGAGCGCATCGCGTCGAACCGCGCCGTCGTCCGGTACGAGATCGGCAGCATGAAGCGCCTGCTCGCCCGGCGCGCGCCGCGCTTCACGCGGCGTCGGCTCCCGCCGGTCCGCTTCGAGATCGATCACCGCGCGATCGGCCCCGGGTACGGCATGCCGACCCCCGCGTCCATCGCCGCGATCCCCGAGGTGGAGCGGCTGATCGGCGTGCCGGGGGAGGTCACGTACAGCGCCAAGGCGCTCGCCGCGCTGCGCGGGATCGCGCAGGAGCGCCCGCGGGAGACGATCCTCCTCTGGCAGACGCTCTCGAGCGCGCGCCCGCCGCTCGCGGAGGGCGGCGCGGCGGCGCTCCCGCCGGCGTTCGCGCGGTTCTTCGAGGGGGAGATCGCGTACTGA
- a CDS encoding agmatinase family protein produces the protein MSSSPLGFDPNGPAIGNGIYGLPHTAEDARVVLVPVPWEPTVSYRRGAAKGPGAILRASRQVDLFDLHTGRPYEQGIAMLDVDPDIVRWNAEASAAAEPVIAAHGEVAGDRDLEARLAAVNALSRRLNERVTEIAMRWMERGKLVGVIGGDHSSPYGAIAAHAARYPGMGILHIDAHADLRNAYEGFTDSHASIMHNVATNHPKIPRIVQVGLRDMSEDELRFIRESNGRIVAHIDASIADRLFEGEPFHLIADSIVEDLPDDVYVTFDIDGLDPTLCPSTGTPVPGGLTFQQAVALIGRIQKSGRRIVGFDLNEVAPKDDNDDWDGNVGARLLYKLIGFTLLSHDTRGR, from the coding sequence GTGAGCTCATCCCCCCTCGGTTTCGATCCCAACGGTCCCGCCATCGGAAACGGGATTTACGGGCTGCCACATACTGCCGAGGACGCCCGGGTGGTCCTCGTTCCGGTGCCGTGGGAGCCGACGGTGTCCTACCGCCGCGGCGCCGCCAAGGGCCCGGGGGCGATCCTGCGGGCCAGCCGGCAGGTCGACCTCTTCGATCTGCACACGGGCAGACCGTACGAGCAGGGCATCGCGATGCTCGACGTCGATCCGGACATCGTGCGCTGGAACGCGGAGGCTTCCGCGGCGGCCGAGCCGGTGATCGCGGCGCACGGCGAGGTCGCCGGCGACCGGGACCTGGAGGCGCGCCTCGCGGCGGTCAACGCGCTGTCTCGCCGGCTGAACGAGCGCGTCACGGAGATCGCCATGAGATGGATGGAGCGGGGCAAGCTCGTCGGCGTCATCGGCGGCGACCACTCCTCCCCCTACGGCGCGATCGCGGCGCACGCCGCGCGTTACCCGGGAATGGGGATCCTGCACATCGACGCGCACGCCGATCTCCGCAACGCGTACGAGGGATTCACCGACTCCCACGCTTCGATCATGCACAACGTCGCGACGAACCACCCGAAGATCCCGCGGATCGTCCAGGTCGGGCTGCGCGACATGAGCGAAGACGAGCTCCGGTTCATCCGCGAGTCGAACGGGCGCATCGTCGCCCACATCGATGCATCGATCGCCGATCGGCTCTTCGAGGGGGAGCCGTTCCACCTGATCGCCGACTCGATCGTGGAGGATCTCCCCGACGACGTCTATGTGACCTTCGATATCGACGGCCTCGATCCGACGCTGTGCCCGAGCACCGGCACGCCCGTCCCCGGCGGCCTGACGTTCCAGCAAGCCGTCGCCCTGATCGGCCGCATCCAGAAGAGCGGCCGGCGCATCGTGGGCTTCGACCTGAACGAGGTCGCGCCGAAGGACGACAACGACGACTGGGACGGCAACGTCGGCGCCCGCCTCCTGTACAAGCTCATCGGCTTCACGCTCCTCTCCCACGACACCCGCGGCCGCTAG